One region of Miscanthus floridulus cultivar M001 chromosome 19, ASM1932011v1, whole genome shotgun sequence genomic DNA includes:
- the LOC136527485 gene encoding sodium/hydrogen exchanger 4, whose protein sequence is MAAAWWEELVVTAAAADGTGGSSTTVVSICVFTAVLCLCLVAGHLLEENKWVNESITALIIGCIIGAIIFLLTKGKHSHILRFDEQLFFIYVLPPIIFNAGFQVKKKQFFHNFMTIMSFGVFGVFISGAIVSAGCYWLFPKVGFGELDAVDYLALGAIFSSTDTVCTLQVINQDETPRLYSLVFGEGVVNDATAVVLFNVIKNLDVSKLKGGVVLKLISDFLYLFATSTIIGISIGLATAYVLKALYFGRHSTDREVALMALMAYLSYMLAELLELSGILTVFFCGIVMSHYAWHNVTESSRITTKHIFSTLSFIAETFIFLYVGMDALDIDKWKTSKESFKTSIGIFGIVILLILLGRAAFVFPISILSNTMSGSSERTPITFKHQVVIWWAGLMRGAVSIALAYNQFTFSGVTSDPVHATIITSTIVVVFFTTLVFGFLTRPLISAMLPRHSRALSRGHSTGSNSPKDDFTLPFLSADEGTSGSGIVLEQAKRSLSMMLERPVHTVHIYWRKFDDRFMRPIFGGPQSY, encoded by the exons atggcggcggcgtggtgggAAGAGCTGGTGgtgacggcagcggcggcggatgGGACCGGTGGGAGCAGCACCACGGTGGTGTCCATCTGCGTGTTCACGGCGGTGCTGTGCCTGTgcctcgtcgccggccacctcCTCGAGGAGAACAAGTGGGTCAACGAGTCCATCACCGCCCTCATCATC GGGTGCATCATAGGGGCGATCATATTTCTGCTCACCAAAGGGAAGCACTCGCACATCCTGAGGTTCGACGAGCAGCTCTTCTTCATCTACGTGCTTCCACCGATAATCTTCAATGCCGG GTTTCAGGTCAAGAAGAAGCAGTTCTTCCACAACTTCATGACCATCATGTCCTTCGGCGTGTTCGGTGTTTTCATTTCAGGTGCAATAGTTTCGGCAG GCTGCTATTGGCTCTTCCCGAAAGTCGGATTTGGAGAGCTTGATGCGGTAGATTATTTAG CACTGGGAGCCATATTTTCTTCAACAGATACCGTGTGCACATTGCAG GTCATAAACCAAGATGAGACACCAAGGCTGTACAGCTTGGTGTTTGGAGAAGGAGTTGTCAACGATGCAACagcagttgttcttttcaatgTTATCAAGAATCTCGATGTCAGTAAGCTCAAAGGTGGGGTTGTGCTAAAACTGATATCTGACTTCCTCTATCTCTTCGCAACCAGCACGATCATCGGAATCTCA ATCGGTCTAGCGACTGCATATGTTCTCAAAGCTCTGTATTTTGGTAG GCATTCGACTGATCGAgaggttgccttgatggctcTCATGGCTTATTTATCATATATGCTGGCAGAG TTGCTAGAGCTGAGTGGAATTTTGACCGTGTTCTTTTGCGGGATTGTCATGTCCCACTATGCATGGCACAACGTGACAGAGAGCTCAAGAATCACGACAAA GCATATATTTTCAACATTATCTTTCATTGCTGAGACATTCATCTTTCTTTATGTTGGTATGGATGCTCTTGACATTGATAAGTGGAAGACATCAAAGGAAAG CTTTAAGACATCCATTGGTATCTTTGGCATCGTCATATTACTCATATTACTGGGACGAGCGGCATTTGTTTTCCCAATATCCATTTTGTCAAATACCATGAGTGGAAGTTCCGAGAGAACCCCGATCACATTCAAGCatcag GTTGTTATTTGGTGGGCTGGGCTCATGAGAGGTGCTGTTTCGATTGCACTAGCATACAATCAG TTCACATTCTCAGGTGTAACATCGGATCCAGTTCATGCCACCATCATTACCAGCACAATCGTTGTCGTATTCTTCACCACTCTG gtgtttggcttcctgACCAGGCCCCTCATTAGTGCCATGCTCCCGCGTCACTCGAGGGCGCTGTCCAGAGGCCATAGCACAGGCAGCAACTCCCCAAAGGATGACTTCACCCTGCCGTTTCTATCGGCTGATGAAGGCACGTCAGGCAGCGGTATTGTCTTGGAGCAGGCCAAGAGGAGCTTATCTATGATGCTGGAGAGGCCTGTGCACACGGTTCACATCTACTGGAGGAAGTTCGATGACAGGTTCATGAGGCCAATCTTTGGTGGACCGCAATCATACTGA